One Fuerstiella marisgermanici DNA window includes the following coding sequences:
- a CDS encoding trans-sulfuration enzyme family protein, which produces MTQHPSRMGHVPPIVTPASSPPIFQTTAFDIPDLDVLAALHAGTADGHIYTRDSNPNHKALAESIATLEGAESGAVFASGMGAIAAVAMTLAGTGDHILVGRSLYGITLKLMRRLQQQFGVDVSYFDATDAASVAGHLQTSTKFCLIETVSNPLLEVADIASIASALNGVPLVVDSTFTTPELIRPLEHGAEIVVHSASKYLNGHGDVMLGVAAGSASHMRAVRATSSVFGQNANPFESWLTQRGLRTLPLRMQQITKTTSQLAEFLSQHPAVATVYHPTLRHHGTHRLATELYPDGTGGIVSFAFRDGGKARVNAFMQAAESIPFSATLADARTTISHPATTSHGFMTKAERADIGITDELVRISVGLEPIEQLKPELDAALNSASGYAESR; this is translated from the coding sequence GTGACTCAGCACCCTTCTCGTATGGGCCACGTTCCACCGATCGTGACACCGGCCAGTTCGCCGCCGATCTTCCAGACGACGGCCTTTGACATTCCCGATTTGGACGTGCTGGCCGCACTCCACGCTGGAACGGCCGATGGCCACATCTACACGCGCGACAGCAATCCGAATCACAAGGCGCTGGCCGAATCGATCGCTACGCTCGAAGGCGCAGAATCAGGAGCCGTCTTTGCATCCGGCATGGGAGCCATCGCAGCTGTCGCGATGACTCTGGCAGGCACTGGTGACCACATTTTGGTGGGCCGTTCGCTGTACGGTATTACTCTAAAACTGATGCGGCGATTGCAGCAACAGTTCGGTGTGGACGTCAGTTACTTCGATGCGACCGACGCTGCCTCAGTCGCTGGCCATCTGCAGACGTCCACAAAGTTCTGCCTGATCGAAACGGTCTCCAACCCGCTGCTGGAAGTCGCTGACATTGCATCGATTGCCAGCGCACTCAACGGTGTGCCGCTGGTTGTTGACAGTACCTTCACCACGCCGGAGCTGATTCGCCCGCTGGAACATGGAGCGGAAATCGTAGTCCACAGTGCATCGAAGTATTTGAACGGTCACGGCGACGTAATGCTGGGCGTCGCTGCCGGATCGGCGTCTCACATGCGTGCCGTGCGAGCCACCTCAAGCGTGTTCGGACAGAATGCCAACCCGTTCGAAAGCTGGCTGACTCAACGCGGCCTGCGCACCCTGCCACTGCGAATGCAGCAGATTACGAAGACAACTTCGCAACTTGCTGAATTCCTGTCACAGCACCCGGCCGTGGCAACGGTGTATCATCCCACGCTAAGGCACCATGGAACTCACCGGCTGGCCACAGAACTGTATCCAGACGGCACCGGTGGAATCGTTTCGTTCGCGTTTCGGGACGGCGGCAAAGCGCGAGTCAATGCTTTCATGCAGGCGGCTGAGTCCATTCCGTTTTCGGCGACGCTGGCAGACGCTCGCACCACGATCTCTCACCCCGCCACAACGTCACACGGCTTCATGACGAAAGCAGAACGAGCAGACATCGGCATCACCGACGAACTGGTAAGAATCTCCGTCGGCCTTGAACCCATTGAGCAACTCAAGCCTGAACTCGACGCGGCGTTGAACTCAGCCAGCGGTTACGCCGAATCTCGCTGA
- the surE gene encoding 5'/3'-nucleotidase SurE yields MKFLITNDDGFDAPGLAALYEALAPLGEVRVVAPAVCHSAKGHAVNTHSPIRIERREVAPFGPIEIVESSPADCIRVGLCAPGAERPDFVVAGINPGANLGVDLFYSGTAAAARESAILGVPSLALSRYIRADHSVNWTALSQHVTRIVSLLTSDEHRLDTGHFWNVNFPAIDDDAHPPDITFATQSLLAHDIRFRPAAIQPDGNGSVTMLEYAGEYKSRGKTGTCDVSHVFENRIVATPIDLCTTAKHASVAKS; encoded by the coding sequence ATGAAGTTTCTCATCACTAACGACGACGGTTTCGATGCACCAGGCCTGGCCGCTTTGTATGAAGCGCTGGCCCCGTTGGGAGAAGTGCGAGTCGTCGCACCAGCGGTTTGTCACAGCGCGAAGGGGCATGCCGTGAACACGCATTCGCCCATCCGCATCGAACGTCGGGAAGTGGCTCCGTTTGGCCCGATCGAGATCGTGGAATCTTCGCCCGCCGATTGTATCCGCGTGGGTTTGTGTGCACCGGGAGCCGAGCGACCAGACTTCGTCGTCGCGGGTATCAATCCAGGAGCAAACCTGGGCGTCGATCTGTTCTACTCCGGCACCGCGGCCGCGGCCAGAGAATCGGCGATTCTGGGTGTGCCCTCGCTGGCACTGTCACGCTACATTCGAGCGGACCATTCCGTCAACTGGACGGCTCTTAGCCAGCACGTCACGCGAATTGTCAGCCTGCTGACTTCTGACGAACACCGTCTGGATACGGGCCACTTCTGGAATGTGAACTTTCCAGCCATCGACGACGATGCTCATCCGCCAGACATCACATTCGCCACGCAAAGCCTTCTCGCTCACGACATTCGGTTTCGTCCAGCAGCAATTCAGCCCGATGGCAACGGCTCCGTCACGATGCTGGAATACGCTGGCGAATACAAAAGTCGAGGGAAAACAGGCACCTGCGACGTCAGCCATGTCTTCGAAAACCGGATTGTCGCGACCCCAATCGACCTCTGCACGACGGCCAAACACGCCTCAGTCGCAAAGTCCTGA
- a CDS encoding ribose-phosphate diphosphokinase, whose amino-acid sequence MYERLTILSGRGNPALATEIAEYLGIGLGHVDASNFPDGEVSVKLNQNVRGCDVFIVQSTSPPVNDNLMELLILIDACRRASAARITAVIPYFGYARQDRKDSGRVPITSKLVANLIVQAGAHRVLAMDLHAAQIQGFFDVPVDHLYAAPILDKHFKSMDIALEDLVIVSPDEGSIKRSLQHQENLGGSLAIVDKRRANALETRQANLIGGPIDGKTALIFDDMITTAGSITGAVKVAREHGARRIYVCATHGVFCGPAVERLNASQVDGLVVSNTCRDASNPLLKNLTTVSVAPLLGEAIRRVHRNESVSYLFD is encoded by the coding sequence ATGTACGAACGTCTGACGATTTTGAGCGGACGCGGCAATCCAGCCCTCGCCACAGAAATTGCCGAATATCTCGGCATTGGACTGGGGCATGTGGATGCATCCAACTTCCCGGACGGCGAAGTCAGCGTCAAGCTCAATCAGAATGTGCGCGGCTGCGACGTGTTTATCGTGCAGTCGACTTCACCCCCGGTGAACGACAACCTGATGGAGTTGCTGATTCTGATTGACGCCTGCCGCCGCGCCAGCGCGGCTCGTATTACGGCCGTCATTCCGTACTTCGGTTACGCTCGCCAGGACCGCAAAGATTCGGGCCGAGTTCCCATTACGTCAAAGCTGGTGGCCAACCTGATCGTTCAGGCTGGCGCTCACCGAGTGCTCGCGATGGACCTGCACGCAGCTCAGATTCAAGGCTTCTTCGACGTACCGGTCGACCACCTGTACGCCGCGCCGATTCTGGACAAGCACTTCAAGTCGATGGACATCGCTCTGGAAGACCTGGTGATTGTCAGCCCGGACGAAGGCAGCATCAAACGCAGCTTGCAGCATCAGGAAAACCTGGGCGGTTCACTCGCGATCGTCGACAAACGCCGCGCGAATGCACTGGAAACGCGGCAGGCAAACCTGATCGGCGGCCCCATCGACGGCAAAACGGCGCTGATTTTTGACGACATGATCACGACGGCCGGCTCCATCACCGGTGCCGTTAAAGTCGCCCGAGAACACGGGGCTCGAAGAATTTACGTGTGTGCGACTCATGGAGTTTTCTGCGGCCCGGCCGTGGAGCGGCTGAACGCGTCGCAGGTGGACGGCTTGGTCGTATCGAACACGTGTCGCGACGCTTCGAACCCGCTGTTGAAAAATCTGACAACTGTCAGCGTCGCCCCGTTGCTGGGCGAAGCGATTCGGCGAGTGCACCGGAACGAATCCGTAAGCTATCTGTTTGACTAA